In Spirochaetaceae bacterium, a genomic segment contains:
- a CDS encoding DUF2232 domain-containing protein — MSSQSAPNRVWIEVGVFAAVALGLYILTPGVFLFLVPLQMLAIRRGSSAFNLAALLLVLLAAVVELAMAGSRTDMPAEEGYLRNVGLFLSALLLGGLWLVNQPRVLPYRNLLRILIATGAAGLVAVPFVGGLASDPEFVPTMRDYIAGQPILRLGIAPADVPGASGAPTVTREQIDLFIDTVGTVLLRGVLFVYMVYLMAAWWLGSLWGARTIGMRSPIGRLLTFRLEPWCIWALLLSGAAVLGDALGDLGVLGYVGWNVFSVFLLLFALQGIGVLQWLFRRYNVPGPMRVMIGVAMVFMLFRSVLTFIPVFGLPLLGLSETWIDFKRPKPGQQNDVT, encoded by the coding sequence ATGAGTAGCCAGAGCGCTCCGAACCGCGTCTGGATAGAGGTCGGGGTATTCGCTGCGGTGGCGCTCGGGTTGTATATTCTTACGCCGGGCGTGTTTCTGTTCCTGGTCCCGTTGCAGATGCTGGCCATTCGACGCGGCAGCAGCGCGTTCAATCTTGCCGCGCTCCTGCTGGTGTTGCTGGCCGCGGTGGTGGAGTTGGCGATGGCCGGTTCGCGCACCGACATGCCGGCGGAAGAAGGCTACCTGCGCAACGTGGGTCTGTTTCTTTCGGCGCTCCTGCTCGGCGGCCTGTGGCTGGTGAACCAACCGCGCGTGCTGCCATACCGCAACCTGCTGCGCATTCTCATCGCCACCGGCGCCGCCGGTCTGGTCGCGGTGCCATTTGTCGGCGGATTGGCGAGCGACCCCGAATTCGTGCCGACGATGCGCGACTACATAGCCGGGCAGCCGATCCTGCGCCTGGGTATCGCCCCGGCCGACGTGCCCGGCGCAAGCGGCGCACCCACCGTGACCCGCGAGCAGATCGACCTGTTCATCGACACGGTCGGCACGGTGCTGCTGCGCGGCGTCCTCTTCGTGTACATGGTGTACCTGATGGCGGCGTGGTGGCTGGGTTCGCTCTGGGGGGCGCGCACCATCGGCATGCGGTCGCCGATAGGTCGTCTGTTGACATTCCGTCTCGAGCCGTGGTGCATCTGGGCACTGCTGCTCAGCGGCGCGGCGGTACTGGGCGACGCACTCGGCGACCTTGGCGTGCTCGGATACGTCGGGTGGAACGTGTTCTCGGTCTTCCTCCTGCTGTTCGCGCTGCAGGGAATCGGTGTATTGCAGTGGCTGTTCAGACGGTATAATGTTCCCGGCCCGATGCGGGTAATGATCGGCGTGGCAATGGTGTTCATGCTGTTCCGCTCGGTGCTCACCTTCATACCGGTGTTCGGGTTGCCGCTGCTCGGATTGTCCGAAACATGGATCGACTTCAAGCGTCCGAAGCCGGGCCAACAGAACGACGTCACCTGA
- the rpsR gene encoding 30S ribosomal protein S18, with translation MSDTTPSAPEAPLGSSAPPTPYATGGIRDRRDGRARTRPGRPFYRKKFCKFCARSSNGLIIIDYKDTDTLRRYTTDRGKILPRRVTGNCAKCQRKVSAAIKRARALALLPFTAQ, from the coding sequence ATGTCTGACACCACTCCCTCCGCGCCGGAGGCACCGCTCGGGTCATCCGCACCCCCGACGCCGTATGCGACGGGCGGCATCCGTGACCGGCGCGACGGGCGGGCCCGCACTCGTCCGGGCCGCCCGTTCTACCGCAAGAAGTTCTGCAAGTTCTGCGCCCGCAGCTCCAACGGATTGATCATCATCGACTACAAGGACACGGACACCCTGCGCCGCTATACGACCGATCGAGGCAAGATTCTGCCTCGCCGCGTAACCGGCAACTGCGCCAAGTGCCAGCGGAAGGTCTCGGCGGCGATCAAGCGCGCTCGTGCACTGGCGCTGCTTCCGTTTACGGCGCAATAA
- the rplI gene encoding 50S ribosomal protein L9, producing MILQQDVPGLGEEGDVREVATGYARNFLFRTRAALPYTSHAMTLLEHRREGIERRKEEKRAGAAGLRERLENEELTFQMTAGASGKLFGSITNVAIAGELERRGYAVDRRRIEVPDHSLKMIGDHTVRIRLYENQSANVKVVIEADQD from the coding sequence GTGATACTGCAACAGGATGTGCCGGGCCTCGGGGAAGAGGGCGACGTGCGCGAGGTAGCCACCGGTTACGCACGCAACTTCCTGTTTCGTACCCGGGCGGCGCTGCCCTATACCAGCCACGCGATGACTCTGCTCGAGCACCGCCGTGAAGGTATCGAGCGCCGCAAGGAAGAGAAACGCGCCGGCGCAGCCGGCCTCCGCGAGCGGCTTGAGAACGAGGAGCTGACCTTCCAGATGACCGCCGGGGCGAGCGGGAAGCTGTTCGGCTCGATCACCAACGTGGCGATTGCCGGAGAGCTGGAGCGGCGCGGATACGCCGTGGACCGACGCCGCATCGAGGTGCCGGACCATTCGCTGAAGATGATCGGCGACCACACGGTCCGCATCCGGCTCTACGAAAACCAGTCGGCAAACGTGAAGGTTGTCATCGAAGCTGACCAGGACTAG
- the rpsF gene encoding 30S ribosomal protein S6, with amino-acid sequence MVHYVTNSEQRLTSYEATFVFLPDAESVERGKQAVQGMFAKSGVKIAGEDDIGERVLAYPIRKRDRGYYLHYEIESDPQKVQGLYQAAGLIPDILKCFIVHRVPTVAPSAAQSG; translated from the coding sequence GTGGTCCATTACGTAACGAATTCGGAGCAGCGCTTGACGTCATACGAAGCTACATTCGTGTTTCTCCCGGACGCGGAGTCCGTGGAGCGAGGTAAACAGGCAGTGCAAGGCATGTTTGCCAAATCCGGCGTAAAGATTGCCGGTGAGGACGACATCGGAGAGCGGGTGCTCGCCTATCCGATCAGGAAGCGGGACCGGGGATATTACCTCCACTACGAAATCGAGTCCGATCCACAGAAGGTGCAGGGGCTCTATCAGGCTGCCGGGCTGATTCCCGACATTCTGAAGTGCTTCATCGTGCATCGCGTTCCCACCGTCGCGCCATCCGCTGCGCAGTCGGGCTAG